The proteins below come from a single Hippocampus zosterae strain Florida chromosome 5, ASM2543408v3, whole genome shotgun sequence genomic window:
- the LOC127600353 gene encoding uncharacterized protein LOC127600353: MCTWHQDTLGRSSMIDFVVVSSDLRPHVLDTRVKRGAELSTDHHLVVSRLRWWGKMPVRPGRPKHIVRVCWERLAESPVRRSFNSHLGQSFSHVPGEAGDIEPEWTMFRASIVEAANLSCGRKVVGACRGGNPRTRWWTPAVRDAVKLKKESYRAFMACGTPEAADGYRLAMRNTALVVAEAKTRAWEEFGEAMEADFQTASRKF; the protein is encoded by the coding sequence atgtgcacttggcaccaggacacccttggccgcagttcgatgatcgacttcgtagttgtatcatcggatttgcggccgcatgttctggacactcgggtgaagagaggggcggagctgtcaactgatcaccacctggtggtgagtaggctccgatggtggggcaagatgccggtccgtcctggcagacccaaacatatcgtgagggtttgttgggagcgtctggcggaatcccctgtcagaaggagtttcaactcccacctcggacagagcttttcccatgttccgggggaggcgggggacattgagcccgagtggactatgttccgtgcctctattgttgaggcggccaatctgagttgtggccggaaggtggttggtgcctgtcgtggcggcaacccccgtactcgctggtggacaccagcagtaagggatgccgtcaagctgaagaaggagtcctatcgagcctttatggcctgtgggaccccagaggcagctgacgggtatcgactggccatgCGGAacacagctttggtggtcgccgaggcaaaaacccgagcgtgggaagagttcggtgaggccatggaagccgacttccagacggcttcgaggaaattctag